The DNA sequence CATTGAGTGGAACGATCTTTACCATCTGCCCGATTTCAGGTTCAGAATATGGATGATGTTCTCTGCCTATTTCGACAACCAAATCTTTTTGAAAAGGGCCAAACCCCTTTTCATATGGAATTTTTACTTTTTTCAATAATCCTGGACTCATTCCTAATATTGCTTGCTCCAAACCCACAATTACTTCATTATTTCCAGTTGTGAATTTCAACGGCTCCTTATCTAGGGTTGATTCAAATATTGTTCCATCTTCGAATTCAACTTCATAATGAATCTTTACAACATCTCCCATTTCAACTTTTACCATATTTCAATTCACCTCTATCGTCTA is a window from the Methanosarcinales archaeon genome containing:
- a CDS encoding FKBP-type peptidyl-prolyl cis-trans isomerase translates to MVKVEMGDVVKIHYEVEFEDGTIFESTLDKEPLKFTTGNNEVIVGLEQAILGMSPGLLKKVKIPYEKGFGPFQKDLVVEIGREHHPYSEPEIGQMVKIVPLNEKLPSNVYRVIDFSESTITFDANHPLAGKDLIYHIQLIDFEKKN